From Primulina huaijiensis isolate GDHJ02 chromosome 15, ASM1229523v2, whole genome shotgun sequence, one genomic window encodes:
- the LOC140958499 gene encoding KH domain-containing protein At4g18375-like isoform X1 → MEGNRRKFLNKHSNPQFKRKGVPSGERRHNFPLERLSGNSDLLDTVYRILCFSKKIGSVIGKGGKIVKALREETQATITVTDSIPGSDERVITICSPSDKPANIQKIKNGDTSGKGDDVMEPHCAAQDALLRVHDRIVKEDLGGVESSNRDDLVVTARLLVSNSTVGCLLGKKGDVIQRLRSETGADIRVSPADHLPVCANSNEELVQISGTPDIAKKALYEVSTRLHQNPRKDKPSLSFSSPYARQSFHPSGLEERNMLRSGDFSWSEPNADVYNLSPLPWRGGHVTRPSKFGHEDLDGISTPRDQETLSEFSMKILCSAEKIGGVIGKGGLNVKLLERETGASVCVENVSKESDERVIRVFSLEALSDQRSQTIDAIIQLQNKTCQLSEKGTVTTRLLVPSSKVGCILGQGGSIINEMRRRTQADIRVLSKEDKPKCAFDDEELVQICGSFGVARDALTEISLRLRTRCLRDATALVEPAPVRPIPRFNSARNLRGGLPRPTPIGAGSSGRYKHMTGGFRDHESPSYPAPPWASSYSVINEGNIIFGGRHDVEFAGTTRAKFHDPYFTSPDFGSSEQFNASRHIPDFGSSEQFNASRRMHQMHTSSAGPNNYPQSGAYQSYNSPHGVYLNVSSHIPYQNSNPPSVAYQNIHTQQGSYQNTSAEGSYYY, encoded by the exons ATGGAAGGAAATAGGAGAAAATTTCTGAACAAACATTCTAATCCACAGTTCAAAAGAAAGGGTGTTCCTAGTGGGGAGAGACGTCATAATTTTCCTCTTGAACGATTATCTGGAAATTCTGATTTATTGGACACTGTCTATCGAATtctttgtttttcaaaaaagatTGGCAGTGTTATTGGTAAAGGTGGTAAAATAGTGAAAGCCCTCAGGGAAGAGACTCAAGCAACGATTACAGTTACTGATTCTATTCCAGGGTCTGATGAAAGGGTAATAACCATTTGCAGTCCTTCAGATAAACCCGCAAATatacagaaaataaaaaatggcgACACTTCCGGGAAAGGAGATGATGTTATGGAACCACATTGTGCAGCCCAGGATGCCCTCCTACGAGTTCATGACAGAATTGTCAAGGAAGACCTTGGTGGAGTAGAAAGCAGCAATAGAGATGACCTTGTGGTCACTGCTAGGCTTCTTGTGTCTAACAGTACTGTTGGATGCCTGTTAGGAAAAAAGGGAGACGTCATCCAAAGATTACGCAGTGAAACTGGTGCAGATATACGTGTTTCTCCTGCAGATCATCTCCCAGTATGTGCTAATAGCAATGAAGAATTGGTTCAG ATATCAGGTACACCTGACATAGCAAAGAAAGCTCTGTATGAAGTATCGACTCGTTTGCACCAGAATCCACGCAAGGATAAGCCTTCTTTGAGTTTTTCAAGTCCCTATGCTCGTCAAAGTTTTCACCCTTCTGGTCTCGAAGAGAGAAATATGCTTCGTTCGGGAGATTTCTCTTGGTCAGAACCGAATGCAGATGTTTATAATTTGTCACCTTTGCCATGGAGGGGAGGACATGTGACCAGACCATCTAAATTTGGACATGAAGATCTTGATGGTATTAGTACTCCGCGTGATCAAGAAACACTAAGTGAGTTCAGTATGAAAATTCTCTGCTCGGCTGAAAAGATTGGTGGTGTGATCGGAAAGGGAggattaaatgttaaattattggAACGGGAAACTGGAGCTAGTGTCTGTGTTGAAAATGTGTCTAAAGAGTCTGATGAAAGAGTTATTCGCGTTTTCTCGCTTGAG GCTCTTTCGGATCAAAGATCTCAGACTATTGACGCCATCATCCAGCTTCAAAATAAGACCTGCCAATTGTCTGAGAAAGGAACCGTCACCACAAGGCTGCTTGTTCCATCAAGTAAGGTTGGCTGCATTCTTGGACAAGGAGGTAGTATTATCAATGAGATGAGGAGGAGAACTCAAGCAGATATACGTGTTCTTTCCAAGGAAGATAAGCCTAAATGTGCATTTGATGATGAAGAGCTTGTGCAG ATATGTGGAAGTTTTGGGGTTGCTAGAGATGCCTTAACAGAGATATCATTAAGACTTAGAACCAGATGTCTGCGTGATGCAACTGCTTTAGTGGAACCTGCTCCTGTGAGACCTATCCCAAGATTCAATTCTGCCAGAAATCTACGTGGTGGCCTCCCTCGACCAACCCCCATCGGAGCTGGAAGTTCTGGAAGATACAAGCATATGACG GGTGGTTTTCGTGACCATGAATCTCCAAGTTATCCTGCTCCTCCATGGGCTTCTAG ttattctGTTATCAACGAGGGCAATATCATTTTTGGAGGGAGGCATGATGTTGAG TTTGCTGGGACGACAAGAGCCAAGTTCCATGATCCATATTTTACCAGTCCTGATTTTGGCAGTTCGGAACAATTTAATGCTTCACGACATATTCCTGATTTTGGCAGTTCAGAACAATTTAATGCTTCACGGCGTATGCATCAGATGCACACATCTTCTGCTGGACCAAATAACTATCCTCAATCAGGAGCCTATCAGAGCTATAACTCTCCTCATGGTGtgtatttaaatgttagttcTCACATTCCCTATCAGAACTCAAATCCTCCATCAGTTGCCTACCAAAACATCCATACACAGCAAGGTTCATACCAGAACACGAGTGCAGAAGGTTCTTACTATTAttaa
- the LOC140958499 gene encoding RNA-binding KH domain-containing protein RCF3-like isoform X2: MEGNRRKFLNKHSNPQFKRKGVPSGERRHNFPLERLSGNSDLLDTVYRILCFSKKIGSVIGKGGKIVKALREETQATITVTDSIPGSDERVITICSPSDKPANIQKIKNGDTSGKGDDVMEPHCAAQDALLRVHDRIVKEDLGGVESSNRDDLVVTARLLVSNSTVGCLLGKKGDVIQRLRSETGADIRVSPADHLPVCANSNEELVQISGTPDIAKKALYEVSTRLHQNPRKDKPSLSFSSPYARQSFHPSGLEERNMLRSGDFSWSEPNADVYNLSPLPWRGGHVTRPSKFGHEDLDGISTPRDQETLSEFSMKILCSAEKIGGVIGKGGLNVKLLERETGASVCVENVSKESDERVIRVFSLEALSDQRSQTIDAIIQLQNKTCQLSEKGTVTTRLLVPSSKVGCILGQGGSIINEMRRRTQADIRVLSKEDKPKCAFDDEELVQICGSFGVARDALTEISLRLRTRCLRDATALVEPAPVRPIPRFNSARNLRGGLPRPTPIGAGSSGRYKHMTFAGTTRAKFHDPYFTSPDFGSSEQFNASRHIPDFGSSEQFNASRRMHQMHTSSAGPNNYPQSGAYQSYNSPHGVYLNVSSHIPYQNSNPPSVAYQNIHTQQGSYQNTSAEGSYYY, from the exons ATGGAAGGAAATAGGAGAAAATTTCTGAACAAACATTCTAATCCACAGTTCAAAAGAAAGGGTGTTCCTAGTGGGGAGAGACGTCATAATTTTCCTCTTGAACGATTATCTGGAAATTCTGATTTATTGGACACTGTCTATCGAATtctttgtttttcaaaaaagatTGGCAGTGTTATTGGTAAAGGTGGTAAAATAGTGAAAGCCCTCAGGGAAGAGACTCAAGCAACGATTACAGTTACTGATTCTATTCCAGGGTCTGATGAAAGGGTAATAACCATTTGCAGTCCTTCAGATAAACCCGCAAATatacagaaaataaaaaatggcgACACTTCCGGGAAAGGAGATGATGTTATGGAACCACATTGTGCAGCCCAGGATGCCCTCCTACGAGTTCATGACAGAATTGTCAAGGAAGACCTTGGTGGAGTAGAAAGCAGCAATAGAGATGACCTTGTGGTCACTGCTAGGCTTCTTGTGTCTAACAGTACTGTTGGATGCCTGTTAGGAAAAAAGGGAGACGTCATCCAAAGATTACGCAGTGAAACTGGTGCAGATATACGTGTTTCTCCTGCAGATCATCTCCCAGTATGTGCTAATAGCAATGAAGAATTGGTTCAG ATATCAGGTACACCTGACATAGCAAAGAAAGCTCTGTATGAAGTATCGACTCGTTTGCACCAGAATCCACGCAAGGATAAGCCTTCTTTGAGTTTTTCAAGTCCCTATGCTCGTCAAAGTTTTCACCCTTCTGGTCTCGAAGAGAGAAATATGCTTCGTTCGGGAGATTTCTCTTGGTCAGAACCGAATGCAGATGTTTATAATTTGTCACCTTTGCCATGGAGGGGAGGACATGTGACCAGACCATCTAAATTTGGACATGAAGATCTTGATGGTATTAGTACTCCGCGTGATCAAGAAACACTAAGTGAGTTCAGTATGAAAATTCTCTGCTCGGCTGAAAAGATTGGTGGTGTGATCGGAAAGGGAggattaaatgttaaattattggAACGGGAAACTGGAGCTAGTGTCTGTGTTGAAAATGTGTCTAAAGAGTCTGATGAAAGAGTTATTCGCGTTTTCTCGCTTGAG GCTCTTTCGGATCAAAGATCTCAGACTATTGACGCCATCATCCAGCTTCAAAATAAGACCTGCCAATTGTCTGAGAAAGGAACCGTCACCACAAGGCTGCTTGTTCCATCAAGTAAGGTTGGCTGCATTCTTGGACAAGGAGGTAGTATTATCAATGAGATGAGGAGGAGAACTCAAGCAGATATACGTGTTCTTTCCAAGGAAGATAAGCCTAAATGTGCATTTGATGATGAAGAGCTTGTGCAG ATATGTGGAAGTTTTGGGGTTGCTAGAGATGCCTTAACAGAGATATCATTAAGACTTAGAACCAGATGTCTGCGTGATGCAACTGCTTTAGTGGAACCTGCTCCTGTGAGACCTATCCCAAGATTCAATTCTGCCAGAAATCTACGTGGTGGCCTCCCTCGACCAACCCCCATCGGAGCTGGAAGTTCTGGAAGATACAAGCATATGACG TTTGCTGGGACGACAAGAGCCAAGTTCCATGATCCATATTTTACCAGTCCTGATTTTGGCAGTTCGGAACAATTTAATGCTTCACGACATATTCCTGATTTTGGCAGTTCAGAACAATTTAATGCTTCACGGCGTATGCATCAGATGCACACATCTTCTGCTGGACCAAATAACTATCCTCAATCAGGAGCCTATCAGAGCTATAACTCTCCTCATGGTGtgtatttaaatgttagttcTCACATTCCCTATCAGAACTCAAATCCTCCATCAGTTGCCTACCAAAACATCCATACACAGCAAGGTTCATACCAGAACACGAGTGCAGAAGGTTCTTACTATTAttaa